A single region of the Kwoniella botswanensis chromosome 1, complete sequence genome encodes:
- a CDS encoding ATP synthase F1, gamma subunit, whose amino-acid sequence MFARSVRPALNVARVVQQQSQGMATLREIEQRLKSVRNIEKITKSMKVVASTKLTRAEKAMREAKKYGAANNELFKHTEIESEEAPKILYVGISSDGGLCGGIHSSISRAIKKEMAANPGTLAVVGDKPKSQLARAMPQAFKVTFNSVGKDVPTFAEASAIADEIVKNGGEWDEIKIVSNKYLSAISYESGVTSVISAKALQAAAGFQAYEMEEDVSKDLAEFALANAIYTALVEGHAAEISARRTAMENASNNANDMMASLQLQYNRGRQAVITNELIDIITGASAL is encoded by the exons aTGTTCGCTCGATCAGTCAGACCAGCTCTCAACGTCGCTCGAGTTGTCCAGCAGCAAAGCCAGGGTATGGCTACTCTTAGAGAGATTGAGCAAAG ATTGAAGTCTGTCCGAAACATTGAAAAGATCACCAAG TCCATGAAGGTCGTCGCTTCTACCAAACTCACCCGAGCTGAGAAAGCCATGAGGGAAGCTAAGAAGTACGGAGCCGCCAACAACG AACTCTTCAAACACACTGAGATCGAGTCTGAAGAAGCTCCCAAGATCCTCTACGTCGGTATCTCCTCTGATGGTGGTCTGTGTGGTGGTATTCACTCGTCCATCTCCAGAGCtatcaagaaggagatggcTGCCAACCCAGGTACCTTGGCTGTTGTCGGTGATAAACCAAAATCTCAATTGGCCAGAGCCATGCCTCAAGCTTTCAAAGTCACTTTCAACTCTGTTGGAAAAGATGTACCAACCTTCGCTGAGGCTTCAGCTATCGCTGATGAGATCGTTAAGAACGGtggtgaatgggatgag ATTAAGATCGTTTCCAACAAATACCTTTCCGCCATCTCTTACGAATCCGGTGTAACCTCCGTCATCTCCGCCAAAGCCCTCCAAGCCGCTGCCGGTTTCCAAGCTtacgagatggaagaggatgtctCCAAGGATCTCGCTGAATTCGCCCTCGCCAACGCCATCTACACTGCTCTTGTTGAAGGTCATGCCGCTGAGATCTCAGCTAGAAGAACCGCTATGGAGAACGCTTCTAAC AACGCCAACGATATGATGGCTTCCCTTCAACTTCAATACAACAGAGGTCGACAAGCCGTTATCACCAACGAACTTATCGATATCATTACC GGTGCTTCCGCTTTGTAA